A genomic window from Chaetodon trifascialis isolate fChaTrf1 chromosome 22, fChaTrf1.hap1, whole genome shotgun sequence includes:
- the rab21 gene encoding ras-related protein Rab-21: MAAGGTGGKTYSFKVVLLGEGCVGKTSLVLRYCENKFNDKHITTLQASFLTKKLNITGKRVNLAIWDTAGQERFHALGPIYYRDSNGAILVYDITDEDSFQKVKNWVKELRKMLGNEICLCIVGNKIDLDKDRHVSVEEAESYAETVGAKHYHTSAKLNKGIEELFLDLCKRMMETAQAEERMKGNGASQSASSRRGVQIVDDEPQATPAGGCCSSG, translated from the exons ATGGCGGCGGGGGGCACGGGCGGAAAAACCTACTCCTTCAAGGTGGTGTTGCTGGGGGAAGGCTGTGTGGGGAAGACGTCGCTGGTGCTGCGATACTGCGAAAACAAATTCAACGACAAACACATCACAACTCTACAG gcGTCCTTTCTCACAAAGAAGCTCAACATCACAGGAAAGAGAGTTAATCTGGCCATTTGG gacacAGCAGGTCAGGAGCGTTTTCATGCTTTAGGTCCCATCTACTACAGAGACTCCAATGGAGCCATACTAGTGTACGACATCACAGACGAAGACTCCTTTCAGAAG gtgaaGAACTGGGTGAAGGAGTTGAGGAAAATGTTGGGGAACGAGATTTGTTTATGTATAGTAG gtAATAAAATTGAtctggacaaagacagacacgTCTCAGTGGAGGAAGCTGAGAG tTATGCAGAGACGGTGGGAGCCAAACACTACCACACATCGGCCAAGTTAAACAAAGGCATCGAGGAGCTCTTCCTGGACCTCTGTAAAC GGATGATGGAGACGGCTCAGGctgaggagaggatgaagggcAACGgagccagccaatcagcatcGAGTAGGCGAGGCGTACAGATCGTCGACGACGAACCACAAGCCACGCCCGCCGGAGGATGCTGCTCTTCTGgctaa
- the LOC139350323 gene encoding tetraspanin-8-like — translation MAQVNTCLKRTFTIFNIFFAIVGGIIIALALLSQALTNHNGGDNLEGRTTGLIVLYIVGSVTMAIAILGAYGAHKESKVCLIVFLVCMVIGSLLMLRAGIPAAITRPQLEGVLEDKFRELLPLDKASGEVQKMAENLQTQLHCCGLFSYEDWEQNIPDSCLCSQEEEMEGRCQSVAYRRLMQPKKTVYIKTCFDIIIYYVLLVADIMIGVVFTLAVLALLGMVLSSIMIHQMRYPNRPTVLLSVPAIFTTPPPKYQELHNPPQY, via the exons ATGGCTCAGGTCAACACCTGCCTCAAACGCACCTTCACCATCTTCAACATCTTCTTCGCG ATCGTCGGTGGAATCATCATCGCGCTCGCTCTGCTGTCGCAGGCCCTCACAAACCATAATGGAGGAGACAAC CTGGAGGGTCGGACCACCGGCCTCATCGTCCTCTACATCGTGGGCTCTGTCACCATGGCGATCGCCATCCTGGGAGCCTATGGCGCCCACAAGGAGAGCAAAGTGTGTCTGATCGTG TTCCTGGTCTGCATGGTGATTGGAAGTCTGCTGATGCTTCGAGCTGGAATCCCCGCCGCCATCACGCGTCCCCAG ctggaGGGAGTGTTGGAGGACAAGTTCCGTGAGTTGCTGCCTCTGGACAAAGCTTCAGGCGAGGTgcagaaaatggctgaaaacctgcagacacag CTGCACTGCTGTGGGCTGTTCAGCTATGAGGACTGGGAGCAGAACATCCCTGACTCCTGTCTGTgcagccaggaggaggagatggagggcaGGTGTCAGTCCGTGGCCTACAGG CGTCTCATGCAGCCCAAGAAGACCGTCTACATCAAG ACCTGCTTCGACATCATCATCTACTACGTCCTGTTGGTCGCTGACATCATGATCGGAGTCGTCTTCACGCTGGCTGTTCTGGCG CTGCTGGGAATGGTTCTGTCCTCCATCATGATCCACCAGATGCGTTACCCCAACAGACCCAccgtcctgctgtctgtccccGCCATCTTCACCACGCCTCCTCCCAAATACCAGGAGCTGCACAACCCTCCACAGTACTAG
- the LOC139350324 gene encoding tetraspanin-8-like, producing the protein MPQVSLCLRRLFISFNIFFVIVGGLVIVVSLALLSPSLDDQHGGKEFEVQTTSHIVLYVGGSVTMLIAILGAYGAHKENLVALTAFLVCMVVGTLLMLRAGVPAATARPELETLMEERWRSFLPLDQTSDDIKNQAEALQTSLHCCGLFSYEDWEQNIPDSCLCSQEEEMEGRCQAVAYRNFLLNLFWQKKSVFRQSCFLLIMDSVKTKANITLGVVFTLFALALLGFLLSSLTIYQMFNAPPAMLVEPPPAYQQLYNLPE; encoded by the exons ATGCCTCAGGTCAGCCTCTGTCTCAGACGTCTCTTCATCAGCTTCAACATCTTCTTTGTG ATTGTGGGTGGACTCGTCATTGTCGTCTCCTTGGCTCTGCTGTCTCCATCGCTGGATGACCAACATGGAGGAAAAGAA TTTGAGGTTCAGACAACCAGTCACATCGTCCTCTACGTCGGTGGCTCTGTTACCATGTTGATCGCCATCCTGGGAGCCTATGGGGCCCATAAGGAGAACCTGGTGGCTCTGACAGCG tttcTGGTGTGTATGGTCGTTGGAACTCTGCTGATGCTGCGAGCCGGAGTCCCTGCCGCCACCGCCCGGCCCGAG TTGGAGACTCTGATGGAGGAAAGGTGGCGTTCGTTTCTTCCTCTGGATCAAACTTCAGACGACATCAAGAATCAGGCTGAAGCCCTGCAGACATCA CTGCACTGCTGTGGGCTGTTCAGCTATGAGGACTGGGAGCAGAACATCCCTGACTCCTGTCTGTgcagccaggaggaggagatggagggcaGGTGTCAGGCCGTGGCCTACAGG aaCTTCCTGCTGAACCTTTTCTGGCAGAAGAAGTCTGTCTTCAGGCAG agctgcttcctcctcatcatGGACTCTGTTAAAACCAAAGCTAACATCACGCTGGGAGTCGTCTTCACTCTGTTTGCTCTGGCA ctgctcGGCTTCCTGCTATCCTCGCTGACCATCTACCAGATGTTCAACGCGCCGCCAGCGATGCTCGTCGAACCGCCGCCGGCCTACCAGCAGCTGTACAACCTGCCAGAGTGA